Proteins from a single region of Allocatelliglobosispora scoriae:
- a CDS encoding NAD(P)/FAD-dependent oxidoreductase: MDSSDQQVFVIVGASLAGAKAAETLRAEGFTGRVVLIGSETERPYERPPLSKGYLQGAEPRDKIYVHDPDWYAEQQVELWLGRTVTGIDPAEHAVVVDGTERLHYDKLLLATGSRARRLDVPGAEAQGVLSLRSAEESDALLAALKTGGEVLIVGAGWIGLEVAAAARSHGCNVTVVELDWAPLRRVLGDEIGKIIRDLHEANGVAFRFGIGVRSLGDLDGHVRSVLLDDGTEIAADVVVVGVGIQPAAELALAAGLAVDNGIVVDASLRTADPDIYACGDVASSFRPSIDRHLRVEHWSNALDGGPAAARSMLGQDVAYDPVPYFFTDQFNLGMEYAGFADRDDRLVFRGEPSIEEGFIAFWVSGTGRVTAGMNVNVWDVTDDIQALVRAGWAGNCVDLEKLADPAVPLRDLLP; encoded by the coding sequence ATGGACTCCAGCGACCAGCAGGTATTCGTCATCGTCGGTGCATCACTCGCCGGTGCCAAGGCTGCGGAGACCCTCCGCGCCGAGGGATTCACCGGCCGGGTGGTGCTGATCGGCTCGGAGACCGAGCGGCCCTATGAAAGGCCGCCGCTCTCCAAGGGATACCTGCAGGGCGCCGAGCCGCGCGACAAGATCTACGTGCACGACCCCGACTGGTACGCCGAGCAGCAGGTCGAGCTGTGGCTCGGACGGACCGTCACCGGCATCGATCCGGCCGAGCACGCCGTCGTGGTCGACGGCACCGAGCGGCTGCACTACGACAAGCTCCTGCTCGCCACCGGCTCCCGGGCGCGTCGCCTCGACGTCCCGGGGGCCGAGGCGCAGGGCGTACTGTCGCTGCGCTCCGCCGAGGAGTCCGACGCGCTGCTCGCGGCCCTCAAGACGGGCGGTGAGGTGCTCATCGTCGGCGCGGGCTGGATCGGCCTGGAGGTCGCCGCAGCGGCCCGGTCGCACGGCTGCAACGTGACGGTCGTCGAGCTCGACTGGGCGCCGCTGCGCCGGGTGCTCGGCGACGAGATCGGGAAGATCATCCGCGACCTGCACGAGGCGAACGGCGTGGCGTTCCGCTTCGGCATCGGCGTGCGCTCCCTCGGCGACCTCGACGGGCACGTGCGCAGCGTCCTTCTCGACGACGGCACCGAGATCGCCGCCGACGTGGTCGTGGTCGGCGTCGGCATCCAGCCGGCCGCGGAGCTCGCGCTCGCGGCGGGCCTCGCCGTCGACAACGGCATCGTCGTGGACGCGTCGCTGCGAACGGCCGATCCGGACATCTACGCCTGCGGCGATGTCGCCTCGTCCTTCCGCCCGTCGATCGACCGCCACCTGCGGGTGGAGCACTGGTCCAACGCGCTCGACGGCGGTCCGGCCGCGGCGCGGTCGATGCTCGGGCAGGATGTCGCCTACGACCCGGTGCCCTACTTCTTCACCGACCAGTTCAACCTCGGCATGGAGTATGCCGGCTTCGCCGACCGGGACGACCGGCTCGTCTTCCGGGGTGAGCCGTCCATCGAGGAAGGCTTCATCGCGTTCTGGGTCTCGGGCACCGGCCGGGTCACGGCGGGGATGAACGTCAACGTCTGGGATGTCACCGACGACATCCAGGCCCTGGTCCGGGCCGGTTGGGCCGGGAACTGCGTCGACCTGGAGAAGCTCGCGGATCCGGCCGTCCCGCTGCGGGATCTGCTGCCCTGA